The proteins below are encoded in one region of Betaproteobacteria bacterium:
- a CDS encoding ankyrin repeat domain-containing protein, whose product MKRLLPWLVIFCVVLQPLSGVAEVTSYDHAIHDAARSGSGSDVRRLLKADPKQRDVRTAMGSTPLHLAATNPDLSAMKALIEAGADVMARDNDGATPLHMAAYSSRPKNTQLMLEAGADPMAKTDNGRDAGSMARKVKADEAAGVISLWVLKGCKAGKPC is encoded by the coding sequence ATGAAACGATTGCTCCCTTGGCTGGTAATTTTCTGCGTAGTGCTCCAACCCCTGTCAGGCGTCGCCGAGGTAACAAGCTACGATCATGCGATCCACGACGCGGCTCGCTCCGGCTCTGGTAGTGACGTGCGGCGCCTGCTCAAGGCAGATCCAAAACAGCGGGATGTGCGGACAGCAATGGGTTCTACACCGTTGCATCTGGCGGCTACCAATCCGGATCTATCGGCCATGAAAGCCCTGATTGAAGCAGGCGCTGATGTCATGGCCCGAGACAATGATGGCGCAACCCCCTTGCACATGGCGGCCTACTCCAGCCGCCCTAAAAACACGCAACTGATGCTCGAAGCAGGCGCCGACCCGATGGCCAAAACAGATAACGGCCGCGACGCCGGCTCAATGGCGCGCAAGGTAAAAGCCGACGAAGCGGCCGGCGTTATTTCCTTATGGGTACTCAAGGGCTGCAAGGCTGGAAAGCCATGCTGA
- a CDS encoding NAD(P)/FAD-dependent oxidoreductase encodes MKSGRRQFLVAAGLLPLVRPLRAAAGERVLIVGGGWGGLSAASHLKRLAPALDVVLVDRQPAFSSFALSNRWLVDRGISSIERHDYATLAAARSYRFVQASVENIDRTQRVATTSAGRLPYDWLVLAPGIRENFSAWQVNDVSTVAELQQHYGGAMVNAADLSAVKKRLAVFKRGDLLMTIPPAPYRCPPAPYERAMLIGWWLKTQKIPGKLIIIDPNPIMPAFRSILLERFKDQITYVDHASVQQIDPVRKTVSTEIDDIRFDEALLCPPQEAADLLWQAGLIRHDDTGRASGWADQGGLNFRSVADERIFIIGDAAGLVSPLFGYYPKTGHLANRMGAIVAQQIAERAVGKTSPGLLPESVCHVSSNIDPDEQTRIETTYRQRGDGFLLQQVKQVRNPNPDGEDVAWAETIYRDFLRP; translated from the coding sequence ATGAAATCCGGACGTCGACAGTTTCTTGTTGCCGCTGGTCTGTTGCCTCTGGTTCGGCCGCTTCGTGCCGCCGCTGGTGAGCGAGTGCTGATTGTGGGTGGCGGCTGGGGCGGTCTCTCTGCAGCCAGCCATTTGAAGCGCCTGGCACCGGCACTTGACGTTGTGCTTGTCGATCGACAGCCGGCATTCTCGTCGTTCGCGCTGAGCAATCGCTGGTTGGTTGATCGCGGTATCAGCAGCATTGAACGGCACGACTACGCCACGTTGGCTGCGGCTCGAAGTTATCGCTTTGTGCAGGCCAGCGTCGAAAATATTGATCGCACACAGCGGGTAGCTACCACCAGCGCGGGCCGGCTACCCTACGACTGGCTGGTGCTGGCGCCTGGCATTCGCGAGAACTTCAGTGCCTGGCAAGTCAATGACGTGTCGACCGTGGCTGAGTTGCAGCAACACTATGGTGGCGCCATGGTCAATGCCGCTGACCTGTCTGCGGTAAAAAAGCGGCTCGCAGTTTTCAAGCGCGGCGACCTGTTGATGACCATCCCTCCCGCGCCTTATCGTTGCCCGCCTGCGCCGTACGAGCGGGCAATGCTGATCGGCTGGTGGCTGAAAACCCAGAAGATACCGGGCAAACTGATCATCATCGACCCCAACCCGATAATGCCGGCGTTCCGGTCAATCTTGCTCGAACGTTTCAAGGACCAGATCACTTATGTGGACCACGCCAGTGTCCAGCAAATTGACCCTGTGCGTAAGACGGTGTCGACTGAAATAGATGATATCCGCTTCGACGAGGCGCTACTGTGCCCACCGCAGGAGGCGGCTGATCTGCTTTGGCAGGCCGGGTTGATCCGCCACGATGATACGGGTAGAGCCAGTGGATGGGCCGATCAGGGGGGACTCAATTTTCGCAGCGTGGCTGACGAAAGGATTTTCATCATCGGCGACGCCGCTGGATTGGTTTCGCCGCTTTTCGGGTACTACCCGAAGACCGGGCACTTGGCTAACCGAATGGGGGCGATTGTGGCCCAGCAAATTGCTGAACGTGCCGTGGGTAAAACCTCGCCGGGATTATTGCCGGAAAGCGTTTGCCACGTGTCGAGCAATATCGATCCAGACGAGCAAACGCGTATCGAAACCACCTATCGGCAACGTGGTGATGGCTTTCTGTTGCAGCAGGTCAAGCAGGTGCGTAATCCAAATCCGGATGGCGAGGATGTTGCTTGGGCCGAAACCATTTATCGGGATTTCCTGCGCCCCTGA
- a CDS encoding quinone-dependent dihydroorotate dehydrogenase: MLYPLIRKFFFSLDAETAHGIGMKGIDLMSAAGLTCAVAKPVASCPLEVMGLKFPNPVGLAAGLDKNGDHIDGLAKLGFGFLEIGTITPRPQAGNPKPRLFRIPEAQGIINRMGFNNDGVDKLLENVRAAEFPKQGGILGINIGKNATTPIEKAVDDYLICLDKVYNDASYVTVNISSPNTKNLRELQKDEALDDLLAQLKARQLQLAEKFGKYVPMALKIAPDLDDEQITAIADALRRHRFDAVIATNTTLSREGVENMANATETGGLSGKPVFQKSTAVQKKLSIALAGELPIIGVGGIMGGEDAAEKIKAGASLVQFYSGFIYRGPDLVSEVAETLANMMRKKTV; this comes from the coding sequence ATGCTCTATCCACTCATTCGTAAATTTTTCTTCTCCCTCGACGCTGAAACCGCCCACGGCATTGGCATGAAGGGCATCGATTTAATGAGCGCCGCCGGACTAACCTGCGCCGTCGCCAAACCGGTTGCCTCCTGCCCACTGGAAGTCATGGGCCTCAAGTTCCCCAACCCGGTCGGCCTGGCCGCCGGTTTGGACAAGAACGGCGATCATATCGACGGTCTGGCCAAGCTCGGGTTCGGCTTCCTTGAAATCGGCACCATCACACCGCGCCCACAAGCTGGCAATCCAAAGCCCCGTCTGTTCCGCATCCCGGAAGCCCAGGGCATCATCAACCGCATGGGCTTCAACAATGACGGCGTAGACAAGTTGCTGGAAAATGTTCGGGCTGCTGAATTCCCCAAGCAAGGCGGCATTCTCGGCATCAATATCGGCAAGAACGCGACCACACCAATCGAGAAAGCCGTCGACGACTATCTGATCTGTCTCGACAAGGTTTACAACGACGCAAGTTACGTCACGGTGAACATTTCTTCACCCAACACCAAAAACCTGCGCGAGCTCCAGAAGGACGAGGCGCTGGACGACCTTCTGGCCCAATTGAAGGCCAGACAATTGCAACTGGCCGAAAAATTTGGCAAGTATGTCCCCATGGCGCTAAAAATCGCGCCCGATCTTGACGACGAACAGATCACCGCCATCGCCGACGCACTGCGCCGCCATCGCTTCGATGCGGTCATTGCAACCAACACTACCCTGTCGCGCGAAGGCGTGGAAAACATGGCAAACGCTACCGAGACCGGGGGCTTGTCAGGCAAACCAGTATTCCAAAAATCAACCGCCGTTCAGAAAAAACTGTCGATTGCGCTGGCCGGAGAACTACCGATCATTGGCGTTGGCGGCATCATGGGGGGTGAGGATGCGGCGGAAAAGATCAAGGCAGGCGCCAGCCTGGTCCAGTTCTACAGCGGCTTTATCTACCGCGGCCCTGATCTGGTCAGCGAAGTGGCAGAAACACTCGCTAACATGATGCGAAAGAAAACCGTATAA
- a CDS encoding ABC transporter permease yields the protein MLKAMLGEAWLAMGANRMRSALTMLGMVIGVGAVVIMMAIGQGAQYAVQQTISTMGSNLFILLSGSFTAAGVRSGSAGAPSLNVSDAEAISELDGVVNVAPTHQGTRQLVYGSQNWSSQVIGTTPSYLEARAWSIVNGAGFGDSDVRSSTRVAIIGKTVAENLFGADDPVGKTMRIQQNPFIVIGVLGSKGQSLDGRDQDDTVIIPLSTAQRKVFGTPFLGSVRMIMVQADSPDNMPRVMDSTTALLRQRHRLREGMPDDFFTRNLSAAAESEAETTRTMSILLGAIASISLLVGGIGIMNIMLVSVTERTREIGIRMAIGARQKDILSQFLLEAVMISFAGCLLGLLLGLGVALGINMFTGMVIVISGSAALIAFAVAAGVGIFFGWYPAQKAAKLDPIEALRYQ from the coding sequence ATGCTGAAGGCCATGCTCGGCGAAGCCTGGCTGGCGATGGGTGCCAACCGCATGCGCTCGGCGCTGACCATGCTAGGCATGGTGATCGGTGTCGGCGCCGTCGTCATCATGATGGCCATCGGGCAGGGCGCGCAGTATGCCGTGCAGCAAACGATCAGCACCATGGGTTCCAACCTGTTCATCCTGCTGTCGGGCTCGTTCACTGCAGCGGGTGTGCGTAGCGGTTCAGCCGGGGCGCCCTCGCTTAATGTGTCGGATGCCGAGGCGATTAGCGAGCTCGACGGCGTGGTTAACGTTGCGCCGACCCATCAGGGCACACGGCAACTGGTCTATGGTTCGCAAAACTGGAGTTCGCAGGTGATCGGCACGACGCCTTCCTACCTTGAGGCCAGAGCCTGGAGCATCGTCAATGGCGCCGGCTTCGGGGATTCCGACGTGCGCTCTTCAACGCGGGTGGCGATCATCGGCAAGACGGTCGCCGAAAACCTCTTCGGTGCGGACGATCCGGTCGGCAAGACGATGCGCATCCAGCAAAATCCGTTCATCGTCATCGGTGTCCTGGGCAGCAAGGGGCAGAGCCTTGACGGCCGCGACCAGGACGATACGGTGATCATTCCGCTGTCGACCGCCCAGCGCAAGGTTTTCGGAACGCCCTTCCTCGGCTCGGTACGCATGATCATGGTGCAGGCAGATTCGCCCGATAACATGCCGCGAGTCATGGACAGCACGACTGCGCTGCTCCGCCAGCGCCACCGCTTGCGCGAAGGCATGCCGGACGATTTCTTCACGCGCAACCTGTCAGCGGCGGCCGAATCCGAAGCGGAAACGACGCGTACCATGTCCATCCTGCTCGGCGCCATCGCCTCGATTTCGCTGCTCGTCGGCGGCATCGGCATCATGAACATCATGCTTGTTTCAGTGACCGAACGGACGCGTGAAATCGGTATCCGCATGGCGATCGGCGCCCGGCAAAAAGACATCCTCAGCCAGTTTCTGCTCGAAGCCGTGATGATTTCATTTGCCGGCTGCCTGCTCGGCCTGCTCCTCGGACTGGGCGTGGCGCTCGGCATCAATATGTTCACCGGCATGGTCATTGTCATTTCCGGGAGTGCGGCGCTGATTGCCTTTGCCGTGGCCGCCGGTGTCGGTATTTTCTTCGGGTGGTATCCGGCGCAAAAGGCCGCCAAGCTCGATCCGATTGAGGCCTTGCGCTACCAATGA
- a CDS encoding TolC family protein, which yields MRFLPCFFLLTAAALPAWAGGDDPFGTDAVAPLKPSTRLAARVDDAPCRNVLPESALTAVDAVDLALCNHPQTREVWASARAQAALVGVAQAAWLPRLDGSAGATRFQYDNGSYNRTSAALTLSWLLYDFGQRSANVENARQLLNAAAATQDATVQSLFLAALQSYYSAQATQAAVLSALEAERSAREGFLAADTRYQVGAGTPADRLQAQTALSQATLNRIRAEGDARNALGTLANALGFEAQQGIVLAEMPALPAELAFQKEIDALIGEAQARRPDLRAAEAQLKAAEASVDFARAQGRPTISLGVGPSWQNSAGVITQGGSVGVSLNVPLFTGFDTTYRVRSASAQAEVRAAQRDRIRNQIALDAWKAYQSLTTATQSLKTTADLVASAEQSERVALGRYKAGVGTVLDLLSAQSALASARLQRIQAQLDWNVYRATLAQTMGALDYTLLQPAAEGRP from the coding sequence ATGCGATTTTTACCCTGTTTTTTCCTGTTGACCGCAGCAGCCTTGCCAGCCTGGGCAGGGGGCGATGATCCGTTCGGGACCGACGCCGTGGCGCCACTCAAGCCGTCGACGCGGCTTGCCGCTCGTGTGGATGACGCCCCTTGTCGGAACGTCTTGCCGGAGAGTGCGCTGACCGCCGTCGACGCAGTCGATCTGGCCTTGTGCAACCATCCGCAGACGCGTGAAGTCTGGGCGTCGGCCCGGGCGCAGGCAGCGCTGGTCGGTGTTGCGCAGGCAGCCTGGTTGCCGAGGCTGGATGGCAGCGCGGGGGCAACCCGTTTTCAGTACGACAATGGCTCATATAACCGGACCTCGGCGGCATTGACGCTGTCGTGGCTGCTCTACGACTTTGGCCAGCGTTCGGCTAATGTTGAAAATGCACGGCAATTGTTGAATGCCGCTGCGGCGACGCAGGATGCAACGGTGCAATCGCTCTTCCTCGCGGCGCTGCAATCCTATTACTCGGCGCAGGCGACGCAGGCAGCTGTGCTTTCGGCGCTTGAGGCCGAGCGTTCGGCTCGTGAAGGTTTTCTGGCGGCAGATACCCGTTATCAGGTGGGGGCGGGGACGCCAGCAGATCGTCTGCAGGCGCAGACTGCGCTGTCGCAGGCGACATTGAACCGCATCCGGGCGGAGGGTGATGCCCGTAACGCACTCGGTACGCTGGCCAATGCGCTCGGCTTTGAAGCGCAGCAAGGTATTGTGCTGGCTGAAATGCCGGCCCTGCCAGCCGAGCTGGCTTTCCAGAAGGAAATCGATGCGCTGATTGGCGAGGCACAAGCCAGACGGCCCGATCTGCGTGCGGCCGAGGCGCAGCTCAAGGCGGCTGAGGCCAGTGTTGATTTCGCGCGAGCGCAGGGACGGCCAACCATCTCGCTGGGAGTCGGGCCAAGCTGGCAGAACTCGGCAGGGGTCATCACGCAGGGTGGCAGCGTGGGCGTGAGCCTGAACGTGCCGCTCTTTACCGGGTTCGATACCACTTATCGGGTACGTTCAGCATCGGCCCAGGCAGAGGTCAGGGCGGCGCAGCGCGATCGCATTCGCAATCAGATTGCGCTCGATGCCTGGAAGGCCTACCAAAGTTTGACGACGGCAACGCAAAGTCTGAAGACCACTGCAGATCTCGTGGCCAGCGCCGAACAATCCGAGCGCGTGGCGCTGGGGCGCTACAAGGCTGGCGTGGGTACTGTGCTGGATTTGCTGTCGGCGCAGAGTGCGCTGGCCAGTGCCCGGCTGCAGCGAATACAGGCGCAGCTCGACTGGAATGTTTATCGCGCCACGCTGGCTCAGACGATGGGCGCACTTGATTACACGCTGCTGCAACCGGCAGCGGAAGGAAGACCATGA
- the rsxA gene encoding electron transport complex subunit RsxA yields MSHYLFILVGAVLVNNVVLVKILGLCPFMGVSKKLETAYGMGAATTFVLTMATGASYIIDHYLLMPFGLEYLRTLSFIVTIAAIVQLTEMVIAKTSPTLQQTLGIYLPLITTNCAVLGVPLLNVSNGYNFVESLLFGAGSALGFSLVLVLFAGIRERIEGADVPVYFRGVAIAMVTAGLMALAFMGFAGLDKYQ; encoded by the coding sequence ATGAGCCATTACTTATTCATCCTCGTCGGCGCGGTGCTGGTCAACAACGTCGTACTGGTGAAGATTCTCGGTCTTTGCCCCTTCATGGGCGTTTCCAAGAAACTGGAGACAGCCTATGGCATGGGTGCAGCCACGACCTTCGTGCTGACCATGGCGACCGGGGCCAGCTACATCATCGACCACTACCTGTTGATGCCATTCGGGCTGGAATACCTGCGCACGCTCTCCTTCATCGTCACCATTGCGGCCATTGTCCAGTTAACTGAAATGGTCATCGCCAAGACCTCGCCAACCCTGCAGCAGACGTTGGGCATCTATCTCCCGCTGATCACCACCAATTGCGCCGTACTAGGCGTACCCCTGCTCAATGTGTCGAATGGCTACAATTTTGTCGAATCGCTGCTTTTTGGCGCCGGGAGCGCCTTGGGTTTCTCGCTAGTCCTAGTGCTCTTTGCCGGTATCCGTGAACGCATCGAAGGCGCCGATGTACCCGTTTATTTCCGCGGTGTGGCCATAGCGATGGTCACCGCTGGTCTGATGGCTCTGGCCTTCATGGGCTTTGCCGGTCTGGACAAATACCAATAA
- a CDS encoding ABC transporter ATP-binding protein, which produces MAESVIRVVGLGKSYETAAGLFPALKGVNLDIHVGEFIAIMGPSGSGKSTFMNLLGCLDTPTMGDFFLAGQNVAHMDKDALAVLRNRTLGFVFQGFNLLPRMSLQDNVALPLVYAGVDKETRRAKARELLDKVGLGKYAESLPSRISGGQQQRVAIARALVNSPRLILADEPTGNLDSHTSEEIMRLFGELNDEGITIVLVTHEPDVAAHAKRQVKFLDGEIVSDQLTEQVTA; this is translated from the coding sequence ATGGCTGAGTCGGTCATCCGGGTGGTTGGTCTGGGCAAGTCCTACGAAACGGCGGCCGGCCTGTTTCCGGCGCTGAAGGGCGTCAATCTCGACATCCATGTCGGGGAATTCATCGCCATCATGGGGCCTTCCGGTTCCGGCAAGTCGACTTTCATGAACCTGTTGGGCTGCCTCGATACGCCGACCATGGGTGATTTCTTTCTGGCCGGCCAAAACGTTGCGCACATGGACAAGGATGCCCTGGCCGTCCTGCGCAATCGCACGCTGGGCTTCGTTTTTCAGGGCTTTAACCTGCTGCCGCGCATGAGCTTGCAGGACAATGTCGCATTGCCGCTGGTCTATGCCGGCGTCGACAAGGAAACACGACGGGCCAAGGCGCGGGAGTTGCTCGACAAGGTTGGCCTCGGCAAGTACGCCGAGTCGCTGCCCAGCCGCATTTCCGGCGGGCAGCAGCAACGGGTGGCGATTGCCCGGGCACTGGTCAATTCCCCGCGACTGATTCTCGCCGACGAACCGACCGGCAACCTCGACAGCCATACCAGCGAAGAAATCATGCGTCTGTTTGGCGAACTTAACGATGAGGGCATCACCATCGTGCTGGTGACGCATGAACCTGACGTGGCAGCGCATGCCAAGCGGCAGGTGAAGTTCCTCGATGGCGAAATTGTCAGTGATCAGCTGACGGAGCAGGTCACAGCATGA
- a CDS encoding sensor histidine kinase yields the protein MQQTSLRFQLLRRLLPTMLALLLCGAATAYWVAWRSATKAYDRALLDTTLAIADQLKVVDGKPQLPLTQQARAVLLTDKFDRIFYAVRGPDAEVIDGEPGLPMPTLESPRTPGSEVRYYFDGFLKTEPIRVAAFQLELANQTFTVLAGETLVKRNALVREILLGMLLPELLLTVACIVVVWFGVRSGLTPLSNLRNELAARSQTDLSPVQVGVPEEMQPVVTEINELLRRLEHSLSSQRNFVSDAAHQLRNPIAALQAQVEAASCESPLEASKKLDGILSATHRLSHLIDQMLALARAEPTPAQTYADIALEDVVRQVAETWLPVAIRKQIDLGFELSPVLVHGNALLLQEMLGNLLDNAIRHTPEGGSITVSCGHDAEEAWIAVEDSGIGIPETEYERVFERFYQLPENSREGNGLGLAIVQAIASQHGGMATAGPANKLGGVCFKVTLCSSQQR from the coding sequence ATGCAGCAAACTAGCCTCCGCTTTCAACTGCTGCGCAGACTGCTTCCCACCATGCTCGCCCTGCTGCTATGCGGGGCTGCGACGGCCTATTGGGTGGCTTGGCGGAGTGCAACGAAAGCCTATGATCGCGCACTTCTAGATACCACATTGGCCATCGCTGATCAGTTGAAGGTCGTTGATGGCAAGCCGCAATTGCCACTGACACAACAAGCTCGCGCAGTCTTGCTGACCGACAAATTTGATCGTATTTTTTACGCCGTTCGCGGCCCCGATGCCGAGGTGATCGACGGCGAACCCGGACTGCCAATGCCGACACTCGAGAGCCCCCGCACGCCTGGCAGCGAGGTCCGCTACTATTTTGACGGTTTCCTGAAAACCGAACCAATTCGTGTTGCCGCATTTCAACTGGAACTGGCCAACCAGACATTTACCGTGCTAGCCGGCGAAACGCTCGTCAAGCGCAATGCGTTGGTACGGGAAATCCTCCTCGGCATGCTGTTGCCCGAACTCCTGTTGACCGTTGCCTGCATCGTTGTCGTGTGGTTTGGTGTTCGCTCGGGCCTGACGCCATTATCAAACCTTCGAAACGAGTTGGCAGCGCGCTCGCAGACTGACCTTAGCCCAGTCCAGGTGGGTGTACCTGAGGAAATGCAGCCGGTCGTCACCGAGATCAACGAGCTCCTGCGCCGCCTGGAGCATTCACTGTCTAGTCAGCGAAATTTCGTTTCCGATGCAGCCCATCAACTGCGCAATCCGATTGCGGCGCTCCAGGCCCAAGTCGAAGCTGCTTCCTGTGAATCCCCGCTGGAAGCCAGCAAAAAACTCGACGGCATCCTGTCAGCCACCCACCGGCTATCGCACCTGATTGACCAGATGCTAGCCCTGGCCCGTGCCGAACCGACGCCGGCACAAACCTATGCCGATATCGCGCTCGAAGACGTAGTGAGACAAGTGGCAGAAACCTGGCTCCCGGTAGCCATTCGCAAACAAATCGATCTCGGCTTTGAACTATCACCCGTTCTTGTTCATGGAAACGCCCTGCTCTTGCAGGAAATGCTGGGGAATCTGCTCGACAACGCCATTCGCCATACGCCAGAAGGCGGATCTATCACCGTTAGCTGCGGACATGATGCCGAGGAGGCCTGGATCGCCGTCGAAGACAGCGGCATCGGCATTCCGGAAACCGAATACGAACGCGTATTTGAGCGCTTCTACCAACTCCCCGAGAACTCAAGAGAGGGCAATGGACTGGGTTTGGCGATCGTTCAAGCAATTGCAAGCCAACACGGCGGAATGGCAACCGCTGGTCCAGCCAACAAGTTGGGCGGCGTTTGCTTCAAGGTCACTTTGTGCTCGTCGCAGCAGCGCTAA
- a CDS encoding response regulator transcription factor, whose amino-acid sequence MHILLVEDDALLADGLARSLSQSGYQVELASDGLIADRLLESSAFDLVILDLGLPGLDGRKVVERLRRRKQTMPVLVLSARMDLEERVLLLNLGADDYVVKPVALVELEARMRALIRRTQATHEPFVMLGRLKLDTDGKRAWLGEQALELSAREWAAVEFLASRVNRIVNKDQITQAIYTWDDEITPNAIEKFISRLRVKLEPAGVTIRTVRGLGYFLEKPSEGSDAAN is encoded by the coding sequence ATGCATATACTGCTTGTCGAAGATGATGCGCTGCTCGCCGACGGCTTGGCCAGGTCGCTCAGTCAATCCGGCTATCAGGTCGAACTGGCCAGCGATGGGTTAATTGCGGATCGATTGCTCGAATCCAGTGCATTCGATTTGGTCATTCTCGATCTCGGGCTGCCAGGGCTCGATGGCCGCAAGGTCGTGGAGCGGCTGCGCAGACGCAAGCAGACCATGCCCGTCCTTGTTCTGTCAGCACGCATGGACCTCGAAGAACGCGTTCTGCTGCTCAATCTTGGTGCGGACGACTATGTGGTCAAACCGGTTGCATTGGTAGAACTTGAGGCGAGGATGCGCGCCCTGATTCGCCGCACCCAGGCCACCCATGAACCATTTGTCATGTTGGGCCGATTGAAACTCGACACCGACGGCAAGCGTGCCTGGCTTGGCGAGCAGGCGCTTGAGCTAAGCGCTCGCGAATGGGCGGCAGTCGAGTTTCTTGCCAGCCGGGTAAATCGCATTGTCAACAAGGATCAGATCACCCAGGCAATCTATACATGGGATGACGAGATTACCCCCAATGCCATCGAAAAATTCATTTCCCGACTGCGCGTAAAGCTTGAACCAGCAGGTGTCACGATACGGACGGTACGTGGTCTCGGTTACTTCCTGGAAAAGCCTTCCGAAGGCAGTGATGCAGCAAACTAG
- a CDS encoding metal-binding protein produces MLRKLVFLLLTLLSADGMAEPPAFAPVEVFTPTVCLTCIEWAEHLRQNGFTVKVTPTDDMDALKRRLKVPKDMESVPSATVAGYFIEGHVPAEDIKQLLIEKPRALGLAVPGLPQGAPGREFSNPTCETACTMLDKDSVEQPVRREFFETFLVDRNGIPSRFARH; encoded by the coding sequence ATGCTGAGAAAGCTCGTTTTTCTACTCCTCACCCTGCTGTCTGCAGACGGCATGGCTGAGCCACCAGCATTTGCCCCTGTCGAAGTGTTTACGCCGACAGTTTGCCTGACGTGCATAGAATGGGCCGAACACCTGCGCCAGAATGGCTTTACGGTGAAAGTGACGCCGACCGACGACATGGATGCCCTCAAACGTCGCCTGAAAGTCCCCAAGGATATGGAGTCAGTGCCCAGCGCTACAGTCGCCGGCTATTTCATCGAAGGACATGTGCCAGCCGAGGACATCAAACAGTTGCTGATCGAGAAGCCACGCGCCTTGGGCCTGGCTGTTCCCGGACTGCCTCAGGGCGCGCCAGGCCGGGAATTTTCAAATCCAACCTGTGAAACAGCGTGCACGATGCTCGACAAGGATAGCGTTGAGCAACCCGTACGTCGCGAATTTTTCGAAACTTTTCTGGTTGACCGCAATGGAATTCCGTCTCGATTTGCACGCCACTAA
- a CDS encoding efflux RND transporter periplasmic adaptor subunit encodes MKSIGKILIGVTVVAGLIGGGVWYSKQRAAQNPETRYKFANAQKGDVTQTVSANGTLNPLVLVNVGTQVSGTVKKLYVDFNDKVVAGQKLVELDQSLLQTIVRQSQANVVNQQSSVDLAKANEARMKALLAKEYVSRQDYDVALQGLKSAQAQLIQARAAADKDQVNLSYSVITSPVSGVVVARLVDIGQTVAASFQTPVLIQIAQDLSKMAIDTSFAEADIGSIKEALPVRFTVDAFPSRNFNGEVQQIRLNPTNQQNVVTYNVRIRVDNPDFKLLPGMTAYVNIGVQKREGALLVPNAALRFKLADAAEKKSENNQKPPSTAGAPGPGMGAAAKSGDGKGKKRDAQSGTVYILAGDEIKPVSVQLGITDNRNTEIVGGDLKEGDRIVIGENTNGTKSPSSVGMRMF; translated from the coding sequence ATGAAATCCATCGGCAAGATACTGATTGGCGTGACGGTAGTTGCCGGACTGATCGGCGGCGGCGTCTGGTACAGCAAACAGCGCGCAGCGCAGAATCCGGAAACGCGCTACAAATTCGCGAATGCGCAGAAGGGTGATGTCACGCAGACCGTGTCGGCCAACGGTACCCTCAATCCGCTGGTGCTGGTCAATGTCGGCACGCAGGTTTCGGGAACCGTAAAGAAACTCTACGTCGATTTCAACGACAAGGTGGTCGCCGGGCAGAAGCTGGTCGAGCTTGATCAGTCATTGCTGCAAACCATCGTCCGCCAGAGTCAGGCCAACGTGGTGAATCAACAGTCTTCCGTCGATCTGGCCAAGGCCAACGAGGCCCGGATGAAAGCCCTGTTGGCCAAGGAGTATGTCTCTCGCCAGGATTACGATGTCGCGCTGCAGGGACTGAAATCGGCTCAGGCCCAGCTGATTCAGGCCAGGGCGGCGGCCGACAAGGATCAGGTTAACCTGAGTTATTCGGTCATTACTTCGCCGGTGTCAGGCGTGGTTGTGGCGCGACTGGTTGATATCGGCCAGACGGTGGCGGCCAGTTTCCAGACGCCGGTGCTGATCCAGATTGCCCAGGATCTTTCCAAGATGGCCATCGATACCAGTTTTGCCGAGGCTGACATTGGTAGCATCAAGGAGGCGCTGCCGGTTCGCTTTACGGTGGATGCCTTTCCAAGTCGAAATTTTAACGGTGAGGTGCAGCAGATTCGCCTCAATCCGACCAACCAGCAGAATGTGGTGACTTACAACGTCCGTATCCGGGTGGATAACCCCGACTTCAAGCTGCTGCCGGGCATGACGGCTTACGTCAATATTGGCGTGCAGAAACGTGAGGGTGCTTTGCTGGTGCCCAATGCCGCGCTGCGCTTCAAGCTGGCCGATGCCGCCGAGAAAAAATCGGAAAATAACCAAAAACCCCCGTCGACCGCAGGAGCGCCTGGCCCGGGTATGGGCGCCGCAGCTAAATCCGGCGACGGCAAGGGCAAGAAGCGTGATGCCCAGAGCGGCACGGTTTACATCTTGGCCGGCGACGAGATCAAGCCAGTCAGCGTCCAGCTTGGTATCACGGACAATCGCAACACGGAAATTGTCGGCGGGGACTTGAAGGAAGGTGATCGCATCGTGATCGGTGAAAACACCAACGGTACCAAGTCACCGTCCAGCGTCGGCATGCGGATGTTCTGA